From Bacillus sp. Bos-x628, the proteins below share one genomic window:
- a CDS encoding DUF2624 domain-containing protein encodes MIFIQKIVLQRLNQITTNDLLRYAKQYGVSLSPNQAAEVAKLMNGKNVNIFNDAERKRLLKQVEAITSKQTAQTVNDLFNQFTN; translated from the coding sequence TTGATTTTCATTCAAAAAATTGTGCTACAAAGGCTAAATCAGATCACAACAAATGATCTGTTAAGGTACGCAAAACAGTATGGAGTGAGCTTATCTCCGAATCAGGCTGCCGAGGTCGCCAAACTCATGAATGGGAAAAACGTGAATATTTTTAATGATGCTGAGCGCAAACGGCTGCTTAAGCAGGTGGAAGCGATTACTTCTAAACAGACAGCACAAACCGTTAATGATTTGTTTAATCAATTTACAAATTAG
- the vrrA gene encoding VrrA/YqfQ family protein: MLGQRPMGDFQPHRPSRRQLGNGGQPSIFQRRQPPPIEQQPFQGQGNQFHQMMPRSPSIQGGGLQGIGGVPAGESRALGGGAGIKGMVAKFLPGAGGAGVSGGGAGLQGLQSFTNPATISSMLGNVQKVLGMAQQFTPMIQQYGPLVKNLPAMIKLYSQLGSADEETNTEEKTTEPKVPDEETDMEDAEEAISLDDPKEKEESESIIVKNTKTETHTSSKPSAPKAKPKKRSGSSVPKLYV, from the coding sequence ATGTTAGGGCAAAGGCCTATGGGCGATTTTCAACCTCATCGTCCCTCACGCCGGCAACTTGGAAATGGTGGACAGCCCAGTATTTTTCAAAGAAGGCAACCACCTCCTATAGAACAACAACCTTTTCAAGGCCAAGGGAACCAATTTCACCAAATGATGCCCCGCTCTCCGTCCATACAAGGCGGAGGTTTGCAAGGAATAGGCGGCGTTCCGGCAGGCGAGAGCCGTGCACTTGGCGGCGGAGCTGGGATCAAAGGGATGGTCGCCAAATTTCTTCCTGGTGCTGGGGGTGCTGGGGTCTCTGGAGGAGGTGCGGGATTACAAGGACTCCAGAGCTTCACAAATCCTGCCACCATCTCTAGCATGTTAGGAAATGTCCAAAAAGTGCTCGGAATGGCGCAGCAATTCACGCCAATGATTCAGCAATACGGCCCTTTAGTCAAAAATCTGCCTGCAATGATTAAGTTATACAGCCAGCTTGGAAGTGCTGATGAAGAAACAAATACTGAGGAAAAGACGACAGAACCAAAAGTGCCGGATGAGGAAACAGATATGGAAGACGCAGAAGAAGCAATCTCACTTGATGATCCAAAAGAAAAAGAAGAGTCAGAGAGCATCATTGTGAAAAATACAAAAACAGAGACTCACACATCATCCAAACCTTCTGCTCCTAAAGCCAAACCGAAAAAAAGATCCGGAAGTTCTGTTCCGAAACTATATGTATAG
- a CDS encoding ABC transporter ATP-binding protein, whose amino-acid sequence MAKPIIEMKDVSYSYGQRNVIDHIHLTVEEGNFLALVGPNGSGKTTLLKCLLGLIKPQKGELKLFGTPISKFKEWDQIGFVSQKANSFNTGFPASVYEVVASGLTAKIGLFKRMSKQDKQQVEDAIRSVGIQDLKHQNIGELSGGQQQRTFIARALVSQPKLLILDEPTVGVDQRTVEGFYQLLETLNKEKGMSLILVTHDVGTVSDKVTHVACLNQHLHFHGDAEAFDSMDDQALSQFYGHDIQVIHHDHHHHGGHE is encoded by the coding sequence ATGGCAAAGCCAATTATTGAAATGAAGGATGTTTCCTACTCCTATGGACAGCGAAATGTCATTGATCACATTCATTTAACAGTAGAGGAAGGAAATTTTCTTGCGCTTGTTGGACCGAATGGTTCTGGTAAAACAACATTATTAAAATGCTTGCTTGGTCTCATTAAACCTCAAAAAGGAGAATTGAAATTATTCGGCACGCCTATCTCAAAATTTAAAGAATGGGATCAAATCGGATTTGTATCCCAAAAGGCGAATAGCTTTAATACAGGTTTTCCTGCCTCTGTGTATGAGGTGGTGGCAAGTGGTTTGACAGCGAAGATTGGCTTATTCAAACGAATGAGTAAGCAGGATAAACAGCAAGTAGAAGATGCCATTCGTTCAGTCGGCATACAAGATTTAAAGCACCAAAACATTGGTGAGCTCTCAGGCGGTCAGCAGCAGCGCACCTTTATTGCACGTGCGCTTGTCAGCCAGCCGAAGCTGCTCATTTTAGATGAGCCGACGGTTGGGGTTGATCAAAGAACAGTAGAAGGCTTCTATCAGCTTTTAGAAACTTTGAATAAAGAAAAAGGAATGTCATTAATTCTTGTTACACATGATGTTGGAACTGTTTCTGACAAAGTGACACATGTTGCCTGTTTAAACCAGCATTTGCATTTCCACGGTGATGCTGAAGCTTTCGACTCAATGGATGATCAAGCGTTATCGCAGTTTTACGGGCATGACATTCAAGTGATTCATCACGACCATCATCATCATGGGGGACACGAATAA
- a CDS encoding tRNA (adenine(22)-N(1))-methyltransferase TrmK gives MNEINLSKRLKRVADFLPKDAVFADIGSDHAYLPCYAILHDKAVRAIAGEITDGPLQSAKQQVHRLKLDALVSVRKGNGLEVIERGEVNAVTIAGMGGALIASILNEGKHKLSGNERLILQPNIHAHHIRLWLYQEGYELLDEVILEEDGKIYEIIIAEKGDQDKAYQGMSIEAGMLVGPFLAKEQSDVFRRKWMQELQHLEKIVRQIQKAAPTQENKERQKELKAKITILKEVLTVG, from the coding sequence ATGAATGAAATAAATTTGTCAAAACGATTAAAACGAGTAGCAGACTTTTTACCAAAGGACGCTGTCTTTGCTGATATAGGCTCAGATCATGCCTATTTGCCATGCTATGCGATTTTACACGATAAAGCAGTGAGAGCTATCGCTGGGGAAATTACAGATGGACCACTTCAATCAGCGAAGCAGCAAGTACATAGGCTTAAATTAGATGCATTGGTCTCGGTGAGAAAAGGAAATGGCCTTGAAGTGATTGAACGAGGCGAGGTCAATGCAGTGACCATTGCGGGTATGGGCGGTGCACTGATCGCAAGCATACTCAATGAAGGAAAGCACAAGCTTTCAGGAAATGAACGTCTGATTCTTCAACCGAATATCCATGCGCACCACATCCGCTTATGGTTATATCAAGAGGGGTATGAGCTGTTAGATGAGGTCATTTTAGAAGAGGACGGCAAGATATATGAAATTATCATCGCTGAAAAAGGCGATCAAGATAAAGCCTATCAAGGGATGTCAATTGAGGCGGGGATGCTTGTTGGTCCGTTTCTTGCAAAAGAGCAAAGTGACGTCTTCCGAAGAAAGTGGATGCAAGAGCTCCAGCATCTTGAGAAAATTGTCCGTCAAATTCAAAAGGCAGCTCCTACACAAGAAAACAAGGAGCGCCAAAAAGAGCTGAAAGCGAAAATAACGATTCTAAAGGAGGTTTTGACTGTTGGCTAA
- the cccA gene encoding cytochrome c550 produces MKRNPLIPFLLIAILGIGLTFFLSMKGLKDEQKIASGGEEQKQEETANATPEELYKQNCISCHGENYEGGAGPALKGVGDKLELADIKKKIQEGGNGMPSGLIPNEKLDEMAEWVSKIK; encoded by the coding sequence ATGAAACGGAATCCACTTATACCATTCTTATTGATTGCCATTTTAGGAATTGGTCTCACTTTTTTCTTATCAATGAAAGGGCTTAAAGATGAACAGAAGATTGCCTCTGGGGGCGAAGAGCAAAAGCAGGAAGAGACAGCAAATGCGACGCCGGAAGAATTGTATAAGCAGAACTGCATAAGCTGTCATGGGGAAAATTATGAGGGCGGGGCAGGTCCTGCATTAAAAGGTGTTGGTGACAAGCTTGAATTAGCGGATATCAAGAAGAAAATTCAAGAAGGTGGAAATGGAATGCCAAGTGGTCTGATTCCGAATGAAAAACTAGATGAGATGGCAGAATGGGTATCCAAAATTAAATAA
- a CDS encoding metal ABC transporter permease → MLFPFVHYEFLQNAFIAGMLIGFIAPLLGVFIVVRRLSLIADALSHVSLAGIAASLFLDKKFGLLTGVSPLYLGMAFSVAGSLFIERLRSVYKHYQELAIPIILSGGIGISAIFISLANGFNTDLFSYLFGSVSAVSRLDLWVIVGISIVVVLVVILLYKELFLLSFDEEHAKASGISAKWIHFIFILVVALVIAASMRIVGTLLVSALMTLPVAASIRIAKGFKQAIFLSILFGELSVMVGLILSYYLDLAPGGTIVMLSILILIGCISIGKFRRGNHHERTRSA, encoded by the coding sequence ATGTTATTTCCATTTGTTCATTATGAATTTTTACAAAATGCGTTTATCGCAGGGATGTTGATCGGTTTTATTGCTCCTTTGCTCGGTGTATTTATTGTCGTGAGAAGGCTGTCTCTGATTGCAGATGCGCTTAGTCACGTGTCACTTGCCGGTATTGCTGCGAGTCTGTTCCTTGATAAAAAATTCGGATTGCTTACAGGAGTGAGTCCGCTCTATTTAGGTATGGCGTTTTCTGTTGCCGGTTCATTATTTATTGAACGGCTTCGCTCGGTGTATAAACATTATCAGGAGCTTGCCATTCCGATTATTTTATCAGGTGGAATTGGTATTTCCGCTATTTTTATTTCACTTGCAAATGGCTTTAATACGGATTTGTTTAGTTATTTGTTCGGTAGTGTGAGTGCTGTTTCAAGGCTTGACCTTTGGGTTATTGTCGGGATTTCGATTGTTGTTGTCCTTGTGGTCATTCTTTTGTATAAAGAACTGTTTTTGCTTTCATTTGATGAAGAGCACGCAAAGGCTTCAGGTATTTCCGCAAAATGGATTCATTTTATTTTTATCCTTGTTGTAGCACTTGTCATTGCAGCGTCTATGCGTATCGTGGGGACATTGCTTGTGTCAGCGCTGATGACGCTTCCTGTCGCGGCGAGTATCCGGATTGCCAAAGGGTTTAAACAAGCCATCTTTCTTTCTATCCTGTTCGGAGAACTGTCTGTCATGGTCGGGCTAATTTTAAGTTACTATTTAGATCTTGCGCCAGGTGGAACCATTGTGATGCTGTCCATTTTGATTTTAATCGGTTGTATTAGTATTGGTAAATTCAGAAGGGGGAATCATCATGAACGTACAAGAAGCGCTTGA
- a CDS encoding deoxyribonuclease IV → MLKIGSHVSMSGKHMLLAASQEAASYGSNTFMIYTGAPQNTRRKKIEDLNIEAGQAHMKEHGMTDIVVHAPYIINIGNTVNSATFELGVDFLRSEIERTEALGAKQIVLHPGAHVGAGAEAGIQKIIEGLNEVIVKGQKVQIALETMAGKGSECGRSFEELAQMIDGVTHNEALSICFDTCHTHDAGYPIVSDFDGVLEEFDRIIGIDRIKVLHINDSKNIQGARKDRHENIGFGEIGFDALSYIVHHPQFQDVPKILETPYVGEDKKNKKPPYKFEIAMLKEKQFDEGLLEKITQQ, encoded by the coding sequence TTGTTGAAGATTGGATCACATGTATCCATGAGCGGAAAACATATGCTTCTTGCAGCGAGCCAAGAAGCGGCTTCTTATGGTTCAAATACTTTTATGATTTATACAGGTGCACCGCAAAATACGCGCCGTAAAAAAATTGAAGATCTTAATATTGAAGCTGGACAAGCGCATATGAAAGAGCATGGCATGACAGATATCGTCGTTCATGCACCGTATATTATCAATATTGGGAACACAGTCAATTCAGCGACATTCGAGCTTGGAGTGGACTTCCTTCGCTCAGAAATAGAGCGTACGGAAGCACTTGGCGCAAAACAAATTGTTCTCCATCCAGGTGCGCATGTCGGAGCAGGTGCTGAAGCAGGTATTCAAAAAATCATCGAAGGTTTAAATGAAGTCATTGTCAAAGGACAAAAGGTTCAAATCGCACTTGAAACAATGGCAGGCAAAGGCTCAGAGTGCGGGAGAAGCTTTGAAGAGCTTGCCCAAATGATCGACGGTGTGACACATAACGAAGCACTTTCTATTTGCTTTGATACGTGTCACACACATGATGCTGGTTATCCGATTGTGAGTGATTTTGATGGCGTTTTAGAAGAATTTGACCGAATCATTGGGATTGATCGCATTAAGGTTCTTCATATCAATGACAGTAAAAACATACAAGGTGCAAGAAAAGACCGTCATGAAAATATCGGTTTTGGCGAAATTGGCTTTGATGCACTGAGTTATATTGTGCATCACCCGCAGTTTCAAGACGTGCCGAAGATTCTAGAAACGCCTTATGTAGGTGAAGATAAAAAGAATAAAAAACCACCTTACAAATTTGAAATTGCAATGCTGAAAGAAAAGCAGTTTGATGAAGGGTTGCTAGAAAAAATCACGCAGCAGTAA
- a CDS encoding YitT family protein, with product MANSKQHKRESVPHFILRTFLILVGAACAAVSIELFLVPNNIIDGGIIGISLILDYLFTDNPLINFATIVVILNIPFMISGYKHIGKTFLVSTVIGIVSLAVIESSLHHVDAFTTQPILATVFGGLLLGFGVGLVIRNGGSMDGTEILGILLTKKIPFSVGEFVMIVNVFIFIWAGFVFGPEQAMYSVMTYYLAMKTIDAVIQGLDETKAVIIVSDHFDEISDAILHRLGRGTTKLRGKGGYTDEEKDVIYAVVTRLEITKLKSIVFEIDTNAFITIMDTHETKGGKFKTAIH from the coding sequence ATGGCAAATAGTAAACAGCATAAAAGAGAATCAGTGCCTCACTTTATTTTAAGAACTTTTCTGATTCTAGTAGGAGCTGCATGTGCAGCTGTAAGCATCGAATTATTTTTAGTGCCAAACAATATTATTGATGGGGGCATCATCGGCATCTCGCTTATTCTGGATTATCTATTCACGGATAACCCGTTGATTAACTTTGCGACGATTGTTGTCATTTTAAATATCCCATTTATGATATCAGGATACAAACACATTGGAAAAACTTTTCTTGTTTCTACTGTGATTGGGATTGTCAGCTTGGCCGTGATTGAATCTTCTCTTCATCATGTAGACGCATTTACAACCCAGCCAATCTTAGCGACTGTGTTTGGAGGGCTATTACTTGGATTTGGTGTTGGACTTGTGATACGTAATGGGGGTTCAATGGACGGAACAGAAATTTTAGGAATTTTACTTACGAAAAAAATTCCTTTTTCCGTCGGTGAGTTTGTCATGATCGTCAATGTGTTCATTTTTATTTGGGCGGGCTTTGTATTTGGACCAGAGCAAGCCATGTATTCTGTCATGACATATTATTTGGCAATGAAAACAATTGATGCTGTCATTCAAGGATTGGATGAAACAAAAGCTGTCATTATCGTGTCTGATCATTTTGATGAAATCTCAGATGCGATTCTTCACCGTCTTGGTAGGGGAACAACAAAGCTTAGAGGAAAAGGCGGCTATACAGATGAAGAAAAAGATGTTATCTACGCTGTTGTAACGAGGCTCGAAATTACAAAACTCAAATCCATTGTTTTTGAAATTGATACGAATGCTTTTATTACGATTATGGATACGCATGAAACAAAAGGAGGTAAGTTCAAAACAGCTATTCATTAG
- a CDS encoding DEAD/DEAH box helicase — MKETKFTTYELKPFIIDAIHELGFYEPTDIQKRIIPAVLKGESVIGQSQTGTGKTHAYLLPLIHSIDPSKKQVQVVITAPTRELANQIFKEAQTIMKKASPEEEMKAKLYIGGTDKQKAIQKLKNQPHLVVGTPGRIADLIHEQALNVYKAASLVIDEADLMLDMGFLEDVDRIGAQMPKNLQMLVFSATIPEKLKPFLKKYMDNPKYAHVEPRRITAENIQHILVPSKHRDKLKLLHEIVTNVQPYVGIIFANTKATVDEIASFLQEKGMKIGVLHGGLTPRERKKVMKQIEDLEFSYIVASDLAARGIDIKGVSHVINYELPSDLDFYVHRVGRTARAGSSGIAITIYDLQDEDALVQIEKMGVVFENKTIVHGEWRDADDRLKRQRRKKAPNEIEEKAKRLVKKPRAVKPGYKKKMTREIDKIKRQERRKTKRNGK, encoded by the coding sequence ATGAAAGAAACGAAATTTACGACATATGAATTAAAGCCTTTTATTATAGATGCTATTCATGAACTGGGCTTTTATGAGCCAACTGATATTCAAAAAAGAATCATCCCAGCCGTTTTAAAAGGAGAAAGCGTGATTGGTCAATCACAAACTGGTACAGGTAAAACCCATGCGTATTTATTGCCACTTATTCATTCGATTGATCCAAGCAAAAAGCAGGTGCAAGTGGTCATTACCGCACCTACAAGGGAATTGGCCAATCAAATTTTCAAAGAAGCACAGACGATTATGAAAAAGGCATCTCCGGAAGAAGAGATGAAAGCGAAGCTCTACATTGGTGGTACCGACAAGCAAAAGGCGATCCAAAAGCTGAAAAATCAGCCGCATTTGGTTGTCGGAACTCCTGGACGTATCGCGGATTTAATTCATGAGCAAGCACTCAATGTCTACAAAGCAGCATCACTTGTGATTGATGAAGCGGATTTAATGCTGGATATGGGTTTTTTAGAAGATGTAGACCGTATTGGTGCACAAATGCCTAAAAATTTGCAAATGCTTGTATTCTCAGCAACGATTCCCGAGAAATTAAAGCCTTTTCTTAAAAAATATATGGATAACCCGAAGTATGCACATGTTGAGCCTAGGCGGATTACCGCTGAAAACATTCAGCATATTTTAGTACCGTCTAAACATCGTGATAAATTAAAATTGTTGCATGAGATTGTCACGAACGTACAGCCTTATGTAGGCATTATATTTGCTAATACAAAAGCAACGGTCGATGAAATTGCTTCATTCCTGCAGGAAAAAGGAATGAAAATTGGTGTGCTTCATGGTGGACTTACGCCGCGCGAACGTAAGAAAGTCATGAAACAGATTGAAGACTTAGAGTTCTCCTATATTGTTGCATCTGACCTCGCAGCCCGCGGGATTGATATAAAGGGTGTTAGTCATGTGATCAATTATGAGCTTCCATCTGATCTTGATTTTTATGTTCATCGTGTTGGACGAACAGCTCGTGCAGGTTCTTCAGGAATTGCGATAACCATTTATGATCTGCAAGATGAGGATGCACTAGTTCAAATTGAAAAAATGGGCGTTGTGTTTGAAAACAAAACGATCGTTCACGGAGAATGGCGAGATGCAGATGACCGTCTAAAGCGTCAAAGACGTAAAAAAGCACCAAATGAAATTGAAGAAAAAGCGAAACGTCTTGTGAAAAAACCTAGGGCTGTCAAGCCAGGGTATAAAAAGAAAATGACGCGTGAGATAGACAAAATTAAAAGACAGGAACGAAGAAAGACAAAGCGCAATGGAAAGTAG
- a CDS encoding Nif3-like dinuclear metal center hexameric protein, producing MAKTVNGHEIIQLFEQFSPKAYAMEGDKIGLQIGTLNKRVTNVMITLDVLENVVDEAIERKVDLIIAHHPPIFRPLKHVMTDEPSGRIIEKCMKHDIAVYAAHTNLDVADGGVNDLLAEALELQETKVLVPTFEDQIKQLALYVPEEFEEALRTALGNAGAGHIGNYSHCAFSNEGTGSFLPSDGATPFIGETGKLEFVKEVRIETIFPASIEKQVIREMIKAHPYEEVAYSVHTTDLAPVQKGLGRIGVLKEPMTLGDFTQFVKTKLDVNGVRFVGDKEAVVKKVAVLGGDGNKYIHQAKRMGADVYVTGDLYFHVAHDAMMLGLHVVDPGHYAEKIMKEGVKAKLQSLCADKKYDVQLFVSESNTNPFQFM from the coding sequence TTGGCTAAAACAGTAAACGGGCATGAAATCATCCAGCTATTTGAACAATTTTCACCAAAGGCATATGCAATGGAAGGTGATAAAATTGGGCTGCAGATTGGGACTTTAAATAAACGAGTGACCAATGTCATGATTACCTTGGATGTATTAGAGAATGTGGTGGATGAAGCGATTGAACGGAAAGTGGACTTAATCATCGCACATCATCCTCCAATCTTTCGTCCATTAAAACATGTGATGACTGACGAGCCATCTGGACGTATTATTGAAAAATGCATGAAACATGATATTGCGGTGTATGCGGCTCATACGAATTTAGACGTAGCTGATGGGGGAGTCAATGACTTACTTGCAGAAGCATTGGAGCTTCAAGAAACGAAAGTGCTAGTCCCAACATTCGAAGATCAAATAAAGCAACTTGCCCTGTATGTACCAGAGGAATTTGAAGAAGCCCTTAGAACAGCTTTAGGAAATGCAGGCGCTGGTCATATTGGAAATTATAGTCATTGCGCTTTTTCAAATGAAGGGACAGGCAGTTTTCTGCCGTCAGATGGTGCAACGCCATTTATCGGTGAAACGGGTAAGCTGGAATTTGTAAAAGAAGTGCGAATTGAAACCATTTTTCCAGCAAGCATTGAAAAACAAGTGATTCGAGAGATGATTAAAGCACATCCTTATGAAGAAGTGGCTTATAGCGTGCATACAACCGATCTTGCCCCAGTTCAAAAAGGTCTCGGCCGCATTGGAGTATTAAAAGAGCCAATGACACTTGGAGATTTTACGCAATTTGTAAAAACAAAGCTTGATGTGAATGGGGTTCGTTTTGTTGGTGACAAGGAAGCTGTCGTCAAAAAAGTAGCTGTACTTGGCGGAGATGGCAACAAATACATTCATCAGGCCAAAAGAATGGGTGCTGACGTGTATGTAACAGGAGACCTTTATTTCCATGTGGCACATGATGCCATGATGCTTGGACTGCATGTAGTCGATCCAGGTCATTATGCTGAAAAGATCATGAAAGAAGGAGTGAAAGCGAAGCTTCAATCGCTATGTGCAGATAAGAAATACGATGTGCAGCTCTTTGTTTCAGAATCAAATACAAACCCATTTCAATTTATGTAA
- a CDS encoding Fur family transcriptional regulator, translating into MNVQEALDLLKEKGYKYTSKREDMLQLFSDSDKYLTAKNVLTALSEDYPGLSFDTIYRNLSLYEELGILETTELSGEKLFRFKCSFSHHHHHFICLACGKTKEIDACPMDKLEAELEDYHISGHKFEIYGTCPSCEQKEVHS; encoded by the coding sequence ATGAACGTACAAGAAGCGCTTGATTTATTAAAGGAAAAAGGCTATAAATATACAAGCAAACGCGAAGATATGCTTCAATTGTTTTCTGATTCGGACAAATACTTAACAGCTAAAAATGTGTTAACCGCATTAAGTGAAGATTATCCCGGACTAAGCTTTGATACGATTTACCGAAACCTGTCTTTATATGAAGAGCTTGGTATATTGGAGACAACTGAATTGTCAGGAGAGAAACTATTCCGTTTTAAGTGTTCATTTTCCCATCATCATCACCACTTTATCTGTCTTGCATGCGGGAAAACAAAAGAAATTGATGCCTGTCCAATGGACAAGCTTGAAGCGGAATTAGAGGATTATCATATTAGCGGACATAAATTTGAAATTTACGGAACGTGTCCCTCTTGTGAACAGAAGGAAGTTCACTCCTAA
- a CDS encoding DUF308 domain-containing protein → MERDEDFKRSDREIDTHFSNDDGYLEETAAEITEPYQASRDREDRRERDHVGDDSGKGMGYTALALAIISLFVLPVLLGVAAIVVGYMARRKGAQSLGAWSIGIGIVSVILGIFVTPFF, encoded by the coding sequence ATGGAAAGAGACGAAGATTTCAAACGGAGTGATCGTGAAATCGACACACACTTTAGTAATGATGATGGCTATTTAGAGGAAACAGCTGCTGAAATTACAGAGCCATATCAGGCATCAAGAGATCGAGAAGACAGACGAGAACGTGACCATGTAGGTGACGATTCAGGTAAGGGGATGGGCTATACAGCGCTTGCGTTAGCGATTATCTCATTATTTGTCTTGCCGGTGCTATTAGGTGTAGCGGCAATCGTCGTTGGTTATATGGCAAGAAGAAAAGGAGCACAGTCGCTTGGCGCGTGGTCAATCGGGATCGGAATAGTTTCCGTTATCCTTGGGATTTTTGTTACGCCGTTCTTCTAA
- a CDS encoding 4-hydroxy-3-methylbut-2-enyl diphosphate reductase — MKVIKISPRGYCYGVVDAMVIAKNAALDKNLPRPIYILGMIVHNKHVTDAFEEDGIYTLDGPNRLEILKQVESGTVIFTAHGVSPEVRQIAEEKGLVTIDATCPDVTKTHKLISEKTADGYDIIYIGKKGHPEPEGAIGVAPDRVHLVETEADIEALDLTSNKLLITNQTTMSQWDVHDLMELIKEKYPHVEYHQEICLATQVRQEAVSQQAGQADLTIVVGDPKSNNSNRLAQVSMEIAGTKAYRIGDLSELKLEWLEGVKTVAVTAGASTPTPITKEVIRFLENYDPDDESTWKIEHTVPLSKILPRVKTKK; from the coding sequence ATGAAGGTTATTAAAATATCACCGCGTGGCTATTGTTATGGCGTCGTAGATGCAATGGTCATTGCTAAAAATGCCGCACTTGATAAAAATTTGCCGCGCCCGATTTATATATTAGGTATGATTGTGCACAACAAACATGTGACAGATGCCTTTGAGGAAGATGGCATCTATACACTGGACGGTCCAAACCGTTTAGAAATTTTAAAGCAGGTCGAAAGTGGAACTGTTATCTTCACCGCTCATGGCGTTTCCCCAGAGGTCCGTCAAATTGCAGAAGAAAAAGGACTTGTGACCATTGATGCGACTTGTCCAGATGTGACCAAAACCCATAAACTCATCTCAGAAAAAACAGCGGACGGCTATGATATTATTTATATAGGGAAAAAAGGTCATCCTGAGCCGGAAGGAGCCATCGGGGTAGCACCAGACAGAGTGCACCTTGTTGAAACAGAGGCCGATATTGAAGCACTCGATTTAACATCAAATAAGCTACTCATTACAAACCAGACGACAATGTCACAGTGGGATGTCCATGACTTGATGGAACTTATTAAAGAGAAATATCCTCATGTGGAATACCATCAAGAAATATGTCTTGCCACGCAGGTACGGCAAGAGGCTGTTTCACAGCAAGCAGGTCAAGCTGACTTAACCATTGTTGTCGGAGATCCAAAAAGTAACAACTCAAACCGATTGGCACAAGTATCAATGGAGATTGCAGGTACAAAAGCTTATCGAATCGGTGACCTCAGTGAGCTCAAGTTAGAATGGCTGGAAGGCGTGAAGACTGTTGCAGTTACTGCAGGTGCTTCCACACCAACACCTATTACAAAAGAAGTCATTCGTTTCCTAGAAAATTATGACCCCGACGATGAATCAACTTGGAAAATCGAACATACTGTTCCTCTTTCGAAAATATTACCTCGCGTGAAAACAAAGAAATAA